The Pricia mediterranea genome includes a window with the following:
- the bshB1 gene encoding bacillithiol biosynthesis deacetylase BshB1: MKLDILVFGSHPDDAELGAGATIAKEIANGKKVGIVDLTLGELGTRGSAEIRAKEATDSANILGLSVRENLEFADGFFVNDKEHQLGVIRMLRKYRPETVLCNAIDDRHVDHGRGSKLVSDACYLSGLVKIDTKFDGDDKWQEPWRPKNVYHYIQWKNLQPDFVVDVTGYIEKKTEAILAYSSQFHDPRSKEPETPITSRNFLDSVKYRARDLGRLVGVEYAEGFTVERLVAVDRLGALK, from the coding sequence ATGAAATTAGATATACTAGTATTCGGCTCCCACCCCGATGACGCCGAGTTGGGCGCAGGCGCAACGATTGCCAAAGAAATCGCCAACGGAAAGAAAGTGGGAATCGTCGATTTGACCCTAGGGGAATTGGGCACCCGGGGGTCGGCCGAAATTCGGGCGAAGGAGGCGACGGATTCCGCAAACATTTTGGGGCTTTCGGTACGCGAAAATTTGGAGTTTGCCGATGGTTTTTTTGTCAATGACAAGGAGCATCAATTGGGCGTCATCCGGATGCTGAGAAAGTATCGCCCCGAAACCGTGCTCTGCAATGCCATCGACGATCGTCATGTCGATCATGGCAGGGGCAGTAAATTGGTCAGTGATGCCTGTTACCTAAGCGGACTGGTGAAAATCGATACCAAATTCGACGGGGACGATAAGTGGCAAGAGCCTTGGAGGCCCAAAAACGTGTACCACTATATCCAATGGAAAAATCTCCAACCGGATTTCGTAGTAGATGTTACTGGCTATATCGAGAAGAAAACCGAAGCGATTTTGGCCTATTCTTCCCAATTCCACGACCCGAGAAGTAAGGAACCTGAAACACCGATTACCAGCAGAAATTTTTTAGACAGCGTCAAGTACCGGGCGCGCGACCTCGGAAGACTGGTTGGGGTGGAGTACGCTGAAGGTTTTACCGTCGAACGTCTTGTTGCCGTCGATCGTTTGGGGGCTTTGAAGTGA